The following are encoded together in the Daucus carota subsp. sativus chromosome 5, DH1 v3.0, whole genome shotgun sequence genome:
- the LOC108220139 gene encoding uncharacterized protein LOC108220139, translated as MVMMASSLTTQNFICSQFSLTPHTSNIPKSFVPSSPSIHKTPHVFKLNFLPRASSQELPGEDELTEDSKFVPLNAEDPIFGPPALLLSGFKREEFAKVQMLLKELEGEFLKIIVCTEDMISGSLWDAINTKQSNPEAVKVAESLPRICFLSGLTGEEMLMFIDAFPEFGIEPPVFAALVPNSADKPLKDVMEEIMDDHEMMSARQLD; from the exons ATGGTAATGATGGCTTCTTCGCTCACCACTCAAAACTTCATCTGCTCCCAATTCTCTCTAACCCCTCACACTTCAAACATCCCCAAATCTTTCGTACCATCATCTCCATCTATTCACAAGACACCCCATGTTTTCAAACTCAACTTTCTGCCAAGAGCTTCCTCTCAAG AGCTCCCGGGTGAGGATGAGTTAACAGAAGATTCAAAGTTTGTTCCTTTAAATGCAGAAGATCCAATATTTGGTCCCCCT GCATTATTATTATCGGGATTTAAAAGGGAAGAATTTGCAAAG GTACAGATGCTACTGAAAGAGTTGGAAGGTGAATTTTTAAAG ATTATTGTTTGCACTGAAGACATGATTAGCGGCTCACTTTGGGATGCTATCAATACTAAACAATCCAATCCAGAAGCTGTGAAG GTTGCAGAATCGCTGCCTCGAATTTGCTTTTTATCTGGCCTAACAGGGGAGGAGATGTTGATGTTCATTGACGCGTTTCCAGAATTTG GCATAGAACCTCCTGTATTTGCAGCTCTTGTTCCCAATAGCGCTGATAAACCTTTGAAAGATGTGATGGAAGAGATCATGGACGATCATGAAATGATG